A single genomic interval of candidate division WOR-3 bacterium harbors:
- a CDS encoding GyrI-like domain-containing protein, with product MLNKSWKIVFVFAVVVFLISCGAKEEKAKPVEQFAVKLETLPAMTVATLNRTGPYSEVKQAMADLMTWLEANKVTPAGQPFTLYYDSPADVSPESCSWAVCVPVPPETKGDEKSGIDITALGPITVAFTIHTGGLEKISETYDKLTNWIDEQDLVIAGPAVEFYLSGGEVPSESIKVKAGFVVQPVPDEEGDKEETGGS from the coding sequence ATGCTCAATAAAAGTTGGAAAATAGTGTTTGTCTTCGCTGTGGTAGTGTTCTTAATCAGTTGTGGCGCAAAAGAGGAAAAGGCAAAGCCGGTAGAGCAGTTTGCTGTTAAGTTAGAGACCTTGCCGGCAATGACAGTTGCCACTTTGAACAGGACCGGACCATATTCTGAAGTCAAGCAGGCAATGGCCGATTTAATGACCTGGCTTGAGGCAAATAAGGTAACACCTGCTGGTCAACCATTTACACTTTACTACGATTCACCAGCAGATGTGTCACCGGAAAGTTGCAGTTGGGCGGTGTGCGTGCCTGTGCCTCCTGAGACCAAGGGGGATGAGAAGTCAGGAATAGATATTACCGCGCTCGGACCGATAACTGTTGCCTTTACCATTCATACCGGCGGGTTGGAAAAAATCTCTGAAACCTATGACAAACTAACCAACTGGATTGATGAACAGGATTTGGTGATTGCTGGTCCGGCGGTTGAATTTTACTTGAGCGGCGGGGAGGTGCCCTCAGAGTCAATCAAGGTTAAGGCTGGTTTTGTTGTCCAGCCGGTGCCTGATGAAGAGGGTGATAAGGAAGAGACAGGCGGTAGTTGA